The genomic interval ACCTGTTCATCGTCAACGAGGGCGAGTATGCCCAGCTGCCCGAGGTGCACGCCGCGCCGCTGGTCGCCCTGACCCTCGGCGCAGACGGCGCGGTGCTCTATCGTGACGGCACCGAGATCGCTCGAGCGCGGGCGACAGCCGCGAGGGTGACGAACACGGTCGGCGCCGGTGATGCGTTCGCCGCCGCGCTCACACTCGGGCTCATACGCGGCGACGAGCCGGCCGTCGCGCTCCAGCGCGCCTGCGCCGTGGGAGCGGCTGCCGTGGCGGACGACCGATCCCAACCGGACTTCCTGCCCCTGACCGACTACCCCGGAGCACCCCGATGAATTCGCCCGAAGCGATACCCCTCTATCTCGACTGCGACACCGGGATCGACGACGCGCTGGCTCTCGCATACCTCCTCGCCGAGCCGGCGGTGCGCATCGTCGGGATCGGAACGGTGTCGGGCAACGTGTCGGCCGAACGGGCAGCGAGCAACACGCTCGCACTGCTGGAACTCGCGGGCAGGACCGACATCCCCGTGGCGGTCGGTGCGACGGATCCGCTGCACGGGACATTCCACGGCGGCGCGCCGCAGGTGCACGGCAAGGACGGGGTCGGTGGCATCGGACTCGTCCCGGAGACGTCCGCCGTCGTCGCCGCCTCGGCCGTGGACCTGTTGCGCGATCTCGCAGACGAGTGGTCCGGTCAGCTGCATGTGCTCGCCGTGGGTCCCCTGACGAACCTCGCCCGTTTCGCGTCGACCCACCCCGAGTCGGTATCGAACATCGCCGACGTCGTCGTGATGGGCGGGGCGTTCGATCGGCGCGGGAACGTCAGCGAGACCGCCGAGGCCAACATCCACAACGACCCCGAGGCCGCGGCCGCCACGTTCGAGGCCGAGTGGCCGATCACGATCGTGCCGCTCGACATCACGATGGACCATGCGCTGACGGAGGCGGATGCGCGGCAGATCGAAGCCATCCAGGGGAGCCTCCCGCCTCAGCTCGCCGCCATGCTGGCGACGTACCTCGACTACTACGAGCAGGGTGTGTTCGGCATCCGGCAGTGTGCCCTGCACGATCCGCTGGCGGCGATCATCGCCGCGGACGCGGCCGAGGTGCTGCGCGAAGACCAGCCTGCAGCCGTGCGCGTGGAGACGGAGGGGGAACATCGCGGGCGCACTGTGGCCGTGTCGGATGTCGCCCTTGCGTCATCCCACGATCGACGGATCGTGCTCGAGATCGCTCACCCCGCCGCCGCGACGCTGATCACGGCGCTGCGATCTTACGACTGGCCCTGATCGGCGTTCGCAGGAGAACGTCCGGCGGTGCTCTCGCGGATGCGCAGCCGGGGCTCGAGGATGATCGTGGTGTGCGAATGCGTGTCGGCCGGCTCGGTGAGCTCGGCGACGAGCAGGCCGACCCCCGCGGCGCCGATCTCTTCGCCACGCATCTCCACCGAGGTGAGGGGAACGGCGCCACCCCACGCGGCCGAGTTGTGGTCGCATCCCATCACCGCGATGTCGTCGGGGATGCGGATGCCGCTCGACGCCAGCTGATTCACGATCGCCATTGCAAGCACGTCGGTGACCGCCAGGACGGCATCGGGGCGCTGACCGGCGGGCAGCGCGACCAGATCCTGTCCGATCCGAGCACCCTCGCGGGGCTTCAGCCCCTCGGCGAAGAGCTCGGTGAGAGTGACGGCTCCGTCACTCTCCGCGACGGCGCGAAGAACACCCGCGCGCCGCAGG from Microbacterium pumilum carries:
- a CDS encoding nucleoside hydrolase, which encodes MNSPEAIPLYLDCDTGIDDALALAYLLAEPAVRIVGIGTVSGNVSAERAASNTLALLELAGRTDIPVAVGATDPLHGTFHGGAPQVHGKDGVGGIGLVPETSAVVAASAVDLLRDLADEWSGQLHVLAVGPLTNLARFASTHPESVSNIADVVVMGGAFDRRGNVSETAEANIHNDPEAAAATFEAEWPITIVPLDITMDHALTEADARQIEAIQGSLPPQLAAMLATYLDYYEQGVFGIRQCALHDPLAAIIAADAAEVLREDQPAAVRVETEGEHRGRTVAVSDVALASSHDRRIVLEIAHPAAATLITALRSYDWP